One Xiphophorus maculatus strain JP 163 A chromosome 15, X_maculatus-5.0-male, whole genome shotgun sequence genomic window, acaaatatatggATTTAAAACATGTCTGAAGTAAGAAGCTGTTCAGATATAAAAAGCATGACGTAAGGATCATACCTTAGCTAGAGCTTCTTGTATCTTTTTCCGGCTGACCTGCAACTTTTCATTTGCCTTCTCTAATTTTTCTAGCTGTTGTATAAAAAACAGATTGCATCGTTTTCAATTTGTGTGTGGCACaaattcattgttttaattaattacagtaATAAGATGAAAAAGAAGGATAAGCTACCCTGCTGTCATTCTGGAGAGAGATGGCTCGCTCTTCCTCTAGTAGCTTCAAGAATTTGTTCTTCTCTTCTGCCATCTGTTCATTCATCTTGTCAGCTTTCACAACTTTACTCTGTAAAAGGCAACAAGAGAACGTTGAATGGCctacaaattttttattttaacagctgTAACAGCGCAACAATCTGTGGAAAAGGTTACTTTGTTTCATCAAATAAGCCAGTTTctaaaaagcaaagaaaaaaaaaatcagactccTAAAACATTAAACTAATCTCACCCAAATTTTAAAGGCAAAATAATAGACCCAATTTCCCTTACCTCCAATGCTTGCATCCTTTTCATGGTGCAGCTCACAGTTTCCTTTGactgtttctgattttctttcagttgTTCAGTCTTTAAAGATGAGAAATTATAATTAATACAATTCTTCCAAGTAGTTTTATGATACCAGATGACAAATATGATGTAGCTCACCTGCTTTTGGAGTTCAGATATCTTAGCAAGAGCATCACTCTTATCTTTTATGAGTGTCTGGATTTTATCCTGGAACTTTTTCTCGTCCACTTGTTTCCACATAAAGTATAAAATCAATAACGTTTAAACAAATGAATTGTGGTATAAAAATTGATAACATCCCAGACTTACCAAGGTATTTACTCTTCTTCacctaaaagaaatgtgaagatATACATGAAAAgtcttaattattattatgtgaGCACTATTGCGTAAATCACCATAAACTGGGTAAGAAGATcctgtttttgtattatttatgaatattttaccATGCATATGTAAGTCATATTTTTGATGTTATCAAATTAAGCAGACATAGGAGAAAAACGTATTCAATCACTTACTGCCAATACTGTTCTCCAGAAGAAGATGGTGAAGGTAAGAACTCCAATCAAAGCTGTGACAATGACAGCTTGCCAAGGACAGCCAAACAACGTTTCCCCTGGCTTCCACTCCTCTGGCAGCAAAGAAATCATctgaagcacaaaaacaaagacagaaaggcGAAAATTAAGCTTGGAAAAGGATAatttaggaaagaaaaacaaagctgtgTAAGGAGGAAAACAGTTCTATAATGAGTTACATTTGAATCATAATAGGAAAACCAGTGTCTCACTTTTTCTGCCCTACCTGATGTGTGATGCTTCAGACTCACTTTGACAACTGAATATTTGAAGTACTTTTTCTCAGCCTACTGTAAGGAATTTAGTTTTATGAGATGCCAATAAAAATCTGCCAGCACAAGACCAATTTAGAGTTACACTGATTTTAAGACTCAAATTTCCACAGCAAAAATCCAAGcctaaaactaacagaaaagGGGCATTATACAAAGCTCCtggagaataaaatcaaatgaaataaaattatatgtgGGATTTGAGAAGGTTTAATGAtcttaatttctaaaaatacttaattacaaagaaaatgaaactgatgtAAAATAGTTAAAGTACATGAGTATGAAATTGTTTGTTTACAGGAACAAAATGGCATGAAATGTAATGAGAATTAATGGAGGCACCATTTGGTGAACAGGAGAACTGACCCAGAGCctagaaaaacaacatacagaACATCTTTatgaaaaaactttaaatccacTTCTTAATGTTTACAGCTAATCTTAGactaagattttatttataaagtttaatTAACAAAATAGAGTTCAATAGAGGTGGATATAGTAGAGGCCTACTGATAATTAATAGCATTATCACACTATTAAGAGTCAATATTTGGCTAATTGGATAAAGCTTCACTGCCTTAAATTTCCAAATCTATTACAGATTTTAATGAATGAGCCACTGAAAGCTTGATGATAATACAGGTTAAACTAAAAATTGCAATtgcatgtttaatattttgtgcaGCCTTaataacaaaagtaaaactactattaaagtatttcttaaaGCATTTTTGTGCAGAGATTAAATTTAAGCCAAAAACAATCAGACTTAGTTACTTTAATGTAATGCAACTCGTTTCCTAATAGGTCCAACATCCTGTATTCAGCCCGCTTTATCTAAAAGCAATCGTTTAATGTTGAAATTGTTCTAATGGGGAGCTGAATTACCCTCAAGAGGAAACTGATCCAAATGAAACATGATAAGAGCCAAGACAAACAACGTCTAAAATTGAGGTCAAACTCGGCGAGTAAAttcatctgcagaaaaacacccaCCTCCTCAATTAGCAGCGAGCTagaacagcattttaattaccTTATATCTTTGGTCAATTCAACACAGTCACTTACATGTTGCAGCTCCTTAAGTAGAAACACGTATATGTGATCTTGTTCCGTTACAGGTGGTCTCGGTATTGTATCACCCTCCATGGCCATGTCGAAACAAAACGGGAACTAGCCAAACACTGTTTGACAGACACCGGCTAGCTTGTTAGCTACAGCTAAAGTAATCTGTTTAACCAAGATAGCCCTTAGCTTTCAAGCTCAGTTCGcccgagaaaaaaaaaatatgataaagcctaaaaatatattgaagacCCTAAAAAGGTAAAGACAGGTGAGGAACAAGCCCGCAACAACAGCCTGCTAACGGTGTGAATCAGCTGTCATTCagctatttaaaaacaacacaatggtTAGCTTAGCTGGGAGCAAGAACACGGCTAAGAGTTTAACTAAAAACGGATTAAGTGAGCTAAAATAATCCGACAGAAGGGAGTCTACAACACAGCGGTATTTAATAAGGACTGTATTCCAAAACGAGGCCCGTCGGTGCTGCTCTGAGAGCCAGCTCAGCATCGGCTGTGTTGAACTTCAGCCTACACCGCGACACACGAAGGGGAGGGCCGTGCGGCGTTCAGGGGAAATCGGAGTTCCAAATTTTAATAAGTTTTCTGCGTGAACTGAAGCTTACAACAACACGgttctataaaataaaatgaaatctgtAGCAAAAGTTTGGAATGTAATGCTTTGAGGGAACATATACAAACGACAGTTTCCATAATAACTATTAAATGCAAGTAGAATCTTTTGGAAATATGACAACTTCTGAACTAAACACCACAATGACTAGACAACAGCTttagattattttcatttaaagtatttaactgATTTTGTTTGGATAAAATTCAAAGATAAATggcaattattttttaacatttctagtAGGTTAATTCTTTGTCAAGCTGTGtaagaaaagtttttaattataaGCGCAATAAAGAATATGGTTTTAATAATAGTTCTCGTGTTTGTCTGCTAGATCTGCTTAGGACATCTACAACAGAATAGCACCAATggtacaaagttttttttagcttgaaaCTGAGTACTTTATATTTACTGTTAATGGAAAGGGCTCGTTCAGCTGCCCTAATTCTACAAAACTGTATTTCCCTTCTTATAAAAGTTAAGTCTCTCTCCAGAATATTGCAATAGAAATGCATTTTAGTTTAAGTTTCAGAGTTTGAGTTAGAACTCCAAATAGATTGTTTTTAGCCTTCCAGATCAGCTCCAAACGCATTCAGGAAACCCAAGAAACCTTACAGATGTAGCTTAAATATAACATGTAACACTCGCAACATATATGAACTTACCACAGTGGTCCACTCCACAGTTTTATTCTTGATTACTGAGAAGATGCAGCACATGTAAACAGTTCCAGTTGTAAACAATCCCAATTCTTCCTCAGGCATTTCTGTCACTGTCTCCATAGAGTCCACGGATCCTGACGGAAATTAGCATTAAGTTGCATCAGGTTATCTGTTTCATGAACTGATTAGGTGCACCTGTTAGATCACTTAGAAGTTTGGTCAAATTTGAGTTTATGGCTGTAGTAGAATGAAGAATTATCAAGCCTTAATAGCACATACTGAGTTTATTATTTCAAGAGACTACTAACCGGAGGGATAATGTTCAACTTCAGCCTTAACATCCAACTGATATTCAGGGGTGGGTTGAGGGACCTTTTCCTCTTCGTCTGACACAGTGAGGCTCGACTggtctttgtttttatcagagTCTTCAGCATCCTTCTCCGGGATCATGTTTTCCTTATTCCAAACCACCTGCTCCTCTTTAATCTTAGTCGACTCTTCTTCCGGATCTACTCTATCAGTTTCTGGCACATTGTCAAACTTTTCTTCAACAATGGGGGGAGTCTCTTCTGCAACATTGGAAGGAGGTTGGTCTGTAGAGCAGAAATGGACAAACATTCGTTCAGATTTGTCTTCGCGACTCACAACTGATGCTCCAGCAATCATTTaggcatttatttatgtaaatttgagtacattattgacttaaatctaacagtttttcagtttggtttggtaataaaaggaaaaacatcacTGCAggtgctctttttttctttggaccTCAGTAGTTCAAAGTCTTAACAGTTTTGATTccagcacataaaaaaaacaaactctctTTTCCATTCCTGAGGTGAACTGTGCacccaataaaaaaagaaacaccatgTTGGCAGGAAAGTGGCATTCTAGTTGGATGAGTTTTTGAAATATCTGGCTGCCTGCTGTAGACCATAATTGCTTTTAGCTGTGTAAAAATTAACTCAAGATGGAACAGGATATTGGTCTCAATGGTTTTAGAAAGATGACTCTATAATCTCCCATCTGACTTTATTGATCACAGAGAAGATTATGTTGcaacaacagattaaaaaaagctaaaaatcaaACCTACCATGTGTGCTCTCCAATGGTGTTACTGGTGTTGCTAAGGGTGCACTGTCACTGGACGTCGAGTACTTTTGGCGTAGACTAAAAGCAAGTTCCTGAAAGTCATCAAGCATTTCAGTTTCCTCATCCAAAATACTCGTGTCCGCATGGTGCTCCtcgtcttgttttttttcccggCTGTCGAGCATCTTCTCAATCTCGTCGAGGATAGTGTTCTCCGAAGCCTCCAGGATGTTCTCGAGAGTACTTTCAACATTTTGCGTGGCATCTGTGTGTGACAAGCGAGTAGCCTTTAACTCTGTGTCCAGATCAGCGAACATGGCTTCCACTTTGAAGAGATTTTTTAGACCCAAAAGCTTTTGGATGTGGTCCATTTTCTCCTCTGTGAAGTGCTCTCTAAGCAGAGACAGCCTCAGTATATTTTCGCTGTATTCTGGCTCTTCAGCCGACTCGGCTAACTGAGTTGTTTCCTCCGTGGGTTTTTCAGCGATAACATCATCTGATTGAGCAGATAAAAGTGCATTTTCATCCTCAAGTAActcctctttttcttcattaatCTCTTCTTCAGTCTCTGCAACTTTttcatcttcatcctcctctgcATGTGGTTGCTCATGAATCTCTTCTTCCACAGATACTAATGTCTGACTTGTATTACTTTGAACATCTGTCACTATGTTGTCATTTGTCTGATCTGGTTTCTCATCGGTTATTAAATGCTGGTCAACAGTGACATCTGAATCACTAGATTGCTTTAGCTCAAAAGATTGGTCTGGGACTTTTTCACTTTCAGTAATACCTAATTCCTGCTCGGACGTAGTTCTGCTTTCATCCGGCACACTGGCTAAAAGTTGTTCTTCCACAACAGTCTTCTCCTGTATGTTATCATCTGTTTTGCCAATTTCTGGATCCTCCAActcatcttcatcttcttcatcatctgATTTATCATTATCAGGAGTGCTTATAAGATCACCCTCTAATACCGGCTCTTCTGACAAACTACTCTCCTTTGTTTCATGGGGTTCTGGCTCACTGGGGGAGTTTGATGCTTCATCCCCCTGTACCATTTCATCCTTGTGTTCACTCACTTCTTGATCACCCACATTTCCATCAATGGAAAGCGTCTCAGGATTGTTTTTCGTTTCGTTAATTTCTTGCTCCACAGAGTTGGATTGATGAGGATCTAGAGGAAGTGGCTCCATGTCCtctggatgtttttgattgTCTGGTAAAAGGGGTTCCGTCTCACTTTTCTCAAAACTCTTCTCAGAttctgcagcagcttcctcTGTCTCATCCTCATCCTCGTCGTCTGAACTAACATCCTCTCCTGTGGTTTCTCCTCCCGTGACAACTGAAAATACTGCATCTCCAAGTGATGTCCACAagtttttctcctctgtggcgtttggttcttttttttgtgctggTGGAAGTTTCTCTTGCTCTTTTGAAGAATCCATTTCCAGAGTGTCTGTGGGTTCCTCCAAGAAGGAAAGCAGTGGAACCTCCTCTTTACGTTCTTCTGAATGGTCTTGTAGATCTTCACTGTCCTCCTCTTCATACGGAGTAACTTTAGTGGtgattttttcttctgtgacGACAGCATCAAAGGTCGTTCCAAGGGTGGGTTTCAACTGTGGGATCTGCACTCCTTCAGAAACCGTCACTGGAGCAGTCTCCACATCAGATTCATCTGTGGTTTCACTACTGTCTGGCATAATTTGCACAGGAGACTCTGTTAAATTCTGTTGCCGAACTTCCTCGTTCTCTGTTACAGGCACAGTGGCTGTATTAGACCCTTCGTCTTTCAACAAAGATGAATCTGTTGAAGTGTTTATTTCAAGTATAGGCAAAGAGGCACTTTGGTCTTCATGAAGCTCCTCTAACTTATCAAcatgttcagtttgtgtttcaaTCTCAGTCACTTCCTCTACTGATGGCTTAGTTTCTTCCTCAATGCTCTCTGTGTCTTCTCCTGTTGTTCCATTATTCTCACCATCATTCTCCTCGACAGACAGGCCTAAGAGTAGGTCTATGTCGTAAGAGTCAAACTTGTCATATCCAGtgtcaaaacagacaaaatctGTATCCTAAGAACAAGCATGAATGAAAATTACAATACATACTATGCTTTACATTATTAGATATTCATTCAGTAATTTAACATGC contains:
- the mia3 gene encoding transport and Golgi organization protein 1 homolog isoform X1; the protein is MLRRAEESRSQANKTANMAAKHFYRQGFLLLLFNFISTAALEKRFSDFKRCADEECSMLLCRGKAVKDFSGPDCRFLSFKKSETIYVYYKLSGKRADLWAGSVGSNFGYFPKDLLAVNHLYTEKELEIKAEDTDFVCFDTGYDKFDSYDIDLLLGLSVEENDGENNGTTGEDTESIEEETKPSVEEVTEIETQTEHVDKLEELHEDQSASLPILEINTSTDSSLLKDEGSNTATVPVTENEEVRQQNLTESPVQIMPDSSETTDESDVETAPVTVSEGVQIPQLKPTLGTTFDAVVTEEKITTKVTPYEEEDSEDLQDHSEERKEEVPLLSFLEEPTDTLEMDSSKEQEKLPPAQKKEPNATEEKNLWTSLGDAVFSVVTGGETTGEDVSSDDEDEDETEEAAAESEKSFEKSETEPLLPDNQKHPEDMEPLPLDPHQSNSVEQEINETKNNPETLSIDGNVGDQEVSEHKDEMVQGDEASNSPSEPEPHETKESSLSEEPVLEGDLISTPDNDKSDDEEDEDELEDPEIGKTDDNIQEKTVVEEQLLASVPDESRTTSEQELGITESEKVPDQSFELKQSSDSDVTVDQHLITDEKPDQTNDNIVTDVQSNTSQTLVSVEEEIHEQPHAEEDEDEKVAETEEEINEEKEELLEDENALLSAQSDDVIAEKPTEETTQLAESAEEPEYSENILRLSLLREHFTEEKMDHIQKLLGLKNLFKVEAMFADLDTELKATRLSHTDATQNVESTLENILEASENTILDEIEKMLDSREKKQDEEHHADTSILDEETEMLDDFQELAFSLRQKYSTSSDSAPLATPVTPLESTHDQPPSNVAEETPPIVEEKFDNVPETDRVDPEEESTKIKEEQVVWNKENMIPEKDAEDSDKNKDQSSLTVSDEEEKVPQPTPEYQLDVKAEVEHYPSGSVDSMETVTEMPEEELGLFTTGTVYMCCIFSVIKNKTVEWTTVMISLLPEEWKPGETLFGCPWQAVIVTALIGVLTFTIFFWRTVLAVKKSKYLVDEKKFQDKIQTLIKDKSDALAKISELQKQTEQLKENQKQSKETVSCTMKRMQALESKVVKADKMNEQMAEEKNKFLKLLEEERAISLQNDSRLEKLEKANEKLQVSRKKIQEALAKSTILLDEAKIREDARNAQHKCFQKEFAALKEENKTLKTSIKAWEEKHKELNEKIKVYQKSHKELEDSVVLKDHNVEVLSELLADLDACDLQKGETSVLANGEVAPADKKTAIKNRIKQMMDVTRVQTTLTVIEEERDRFMAKLLNEEKSRKDLEEKHQELEHSIGALKSEKSQIENQYKILQQKNEIMVEMYQQKENALQQRLTKEELERRSKENLLSEVGGKAVEAEEQVKLLRQRINEMEEQMKKTEEVYKEQIKEQENKTHSNWVNARNAERALSQEKVESSKLREKLAILTSQLNERRAPLFRPNSGQPPGPRQGDSYGPSPVSGGAPSPPIMIEGPRRPPSAPVGRRIDPYAPRPPSDPHGMYPENKHVPGMDMMGPRSSSPANPDGSTEVIDPQIKTESQAVASTESPEPGPGSFMASPIRDSPGSMVQRPPPGPGPHDPFLPLGPNVRLPPPGPYGHPRPGPYSLPPGPLPPNVPPLHGPPLPANGHPGMPLPGPMGGEFGPRPANGHLFQPRLGPDSRGPPPPHFRPSLPPNFGPMPPPLGVRRPLGPRPLIPHDMRFPGPRDHISPLMDLPPGVPPPGGPPLPAHPGQGLPSNPQNSAGPQSGPAPDTHLKQEAPQDSVRPGMV
- the mia3 gene encoding transport and Golgi organization protein 1 homolog isoform X2, which gives rise to MLRRAEESRSQANKTANMAAKHFYRQGFLLLLFNFISTAALEKRFSDFKRCADEECSMLLCRGKAVKDFSGPDCRFLSFKKSETIYVYYKLSGKRADLWAGSVGSNFGYFPKDLLAVNHLYTEKELEIKAEDTDFVCFDTGYDKFDSYDIDLLLGLSVEENDGENNGTTGEDTESIEEETKPSVEEVTEIETQTEHVDKLEELHEDQSASLPILEINTSTDSSLLKDEGSNTATVPVTENEEVRQQNLTESPVQIMPDSSETTDESDVETAPVTVSEGVQIPQLKPTLGTTFDAVVTEEKITTKVTPYEEEDSEDLQDHSEERKEEVPLLSFLEEPTDTLEMDSSKEQEKLPPAQKKEPNATEEKNLWTSLGDAVFSVVTGGETTGEDVSSDDEDEDETEEAAAESEKSFEKSETEPLLPDNQKHPEDMEPLPLDPHQSNSVEQEINETKNNPETLSIDGNVGDQEVSEHKDEMVQGDEASNSPSEPEPHETKESSLSEEPVLEGDLISTPDNDKSDDEEDEDELEDPEIGKTDDNIQEKTVVEEQLLASVPDESRTTSEQELGITESEKVPDQSFELKQSSDSDVTVDQHLITDEKPDQTNDNIVTDVQSNTSQTLVSVEEEIHEQPHAEEDEDEKVAETEEEINEEKEELLEDENALLSAQSDDVIAEKPTEETTQLAESAEEPEYSENILRLSLLREHFTEEKMDHIQKLLGLKNLFKVEAMFADLDTELKATRLSHTDATQNVESTLENILEASENTILDEIEKMLDSREKKQDEEHHADTSILDEETEMLDDFQELAFSLRQKYSTSSDSAPLATPVTPLESTHDQPPSNVAEETPPIVEEKFDNVPETDRVDPEEESTKIKEEQVVWNKENMIPEKDAEDSDKNKDQSSLTVSDEEEKVPQPTPEYQLDVKAEVEHYPSGSVDSMETVTEMPEEELGLFTTGTVYMCCIFSVIKNKTVEWTTVMISLLPEEWKPGETLFGCPWQAVIVTALIGVLTFTIFFWRTVLAVKKSKYLVDEKKFQDKIQTLIKDKSDALAKISELQKQTEQLKENQKQSKETVSCTMKRMQALESKVVKADKMNEQMAEEKNKFLKLLEEERAISLQNDSRLEKLEKANEKLQVSRKKIQEALAKSTILLDEAKIREDARNAQHKCFQKEFAALKEENKTLKTSIKAWEEKHKELNEKIKVYQKSHKELEDSVVLKDHNVEVLSELLADLDACDLQKGETSVLANGEVAPADKKTAIKNRIKQMMDVTRVQTTLTVIEEERDRFMAKLLNEEKSRKDLEEKHQELEHSIGALKSEKSQIENQYKILQQKNEIMVEMYQQKENALQQRLTKEELERRSKENLLSEVGGKAVEAEEQVKLLRQRINEMEEQMKKTEEVYKEQIKEQENKTHSNWVNARNAERALSQEKVESSKLREKLAILTSQLNERRAPLFRPNSGQPPGPRQGDSYGPSPVSGGAPSPPIMIEGPRRPPSAPVGRRIDPYAPRPPSDPHGMYPENKHVPGMDMMGPRSSSPANPDGSGPGSFMASPIRDSPGSMVQRPPPGPGPHDPFLPLGPNVRLPPPGPYGHPRPGPYSLPPGPLPPNVPPLHGPPLPANGHPGMPLPGPMGGEFGPRPANGHLFQPRLGPDSRGPPPPHFRPSLPPNFGPMPPPLGVRRPLGPRPLIPHDMRFPGPRDHISPLMDLPPGVPPPGGPPLPAHPGQGLPSNPQNSAGPQSGPAPDTHLKQEAPQDSVRPGMV